From Tiliqua scincoides isolate rTilSci1 chromosome 2, rTilSci1.hap2, whole genome shotgun sequence, the proteins below share one genomic window:
- the LOC136640060 gene encoding olfactory receptor 1E5-like — MASGNATGVSELLLRGFPTRPEFQGLLFPLFLSMYLLTLLENVTIILLIRLDAQLLQAPMYFFLSHLALADLGFTTTTVPKVLANLLAQKKTISYHACLAQMYFYMSFGNSDSFLLASMAYDRYMAICCPLYYSALMSPKRCLLLAAVSWVVPIFHSLLYTLLMSHISFCDSREIPHFFCDIYPVLDISCSDTSVIKILLLTEGVVEILGPFVLIVISYVRIFYTIMKIPSSTGKYKAFSTCGSHMAVVVLFYSTVSWVYFKPHSKKSDQQDTVAAVMYTMVTPMLNPFIYSLRNREMKAAMKRVVKRFPKVV, encoded by the coding sequence ATGGCTTCTGGAAATGCAACGGGTGTCTCTGAATTGCTCCTCCGTGGTTTCCCAACCCGACCTGAGTTTCAaggcctcctcttccccctcttcctgtccATGTACCTACTGACTCTCCTGGAAAACGTCACGATCATCCTCTTGATCCGCTTGGATGCGCAGCTCCTCCAggcccccatgtacttcttcctcagtCACCTTGCCTTAGCTGACCTGGGTTTTACCACTACCACTGTCCCCAAAGTGCTAGCAAACCTGTTGGCTCAGAAGAAGACCATCTCTTATCATGCTTGCCTGGCCCAGATGTATTTCTATATGTCTTTTGGCAACTCAGACAGCTTCCTGTTGGCTTCTATGGCCTACGACCGCTACATGGCCATCTGCTGCCCGCTATACTATTCTGCCCTGATGAGTCCCAAGCGCTGCCTCCTACTGGCAGCTGTGTCCTGGGTCGTCCCCATCTTCCACTCCTTACTTTATACCCTTTTGATGTCCCATATTTCTTTCTGTGACTCAAGGGAGATACCACACTTCTTCTGTGACATATACCCTGTTCTGGACATCTCTTGCTCAGATACCAGTGTCATAAAAATTCTGCTCTTAACTGAGGGGGTAGTGGAGATCTTGGGGCCTTTTGTGCTTATTGTCATCTCCTATGTACGGATCTTCTACACGATCATGAAAATTCCATCCAGCACTGGAAAGTACAAGGCTTTCTCCACGTGTGGCTCCCACATGGCTGTGGTGGTCTTGTTCTACAGCACTGTGAGCTGGGTCTATTTCAAGCCACATTCCAAGAAGTCAGACCAACAGGACACTGTGGCAGCTGTGATGTATACCATGGTGACACCCATGCTGAACCCATTCATATACAGCCTTAGGAACCGGGAGATGAAAGCAGCCATGAAGAGGGTTGTTAAGCGTTTTCCAAAGGTGGTGTAA
- the LOC136638688 gene encoding olfactory receptor 1J4-like codes for MEKEQENHTNFAGFILLGLSSSPEFQGLLFPIFLSMYLLTLLGNLLIILLICFNSNLFHAPMYFFLSHLSLADLGFSSNTVPKMLQILVSQTNSISYSGCLTQMYFFVVFCTTDNFLLASMAYDRYVAICRPLRYTIVMSYKRCLLLAAASWLLSFSQGLLYVFTLSKLSFCGSREIPHFFCDLHPLLKLSCSDTSSAETLLIIEGTATMLGPLLLILLSYIFIVATVLKVPSASGKYKTFSTCSAHLTAVALFYGTLIGTYIRPSSTYSGSRLRVASIFYTVVNPMLNPFIYSLRNSQMHEAMRRLLRVWSQRRRGVAEIILTQNQP; via the coding sequence ATGGAAAAGGAGCAGGAGAACCACACCAACTTTGCTGGATTCATCCTCCTGGGTCTCTCCTCCTCGCCAGAGTTCCAGGGCCTTCTCTTCCCCATTTTCCTCTCTATGTACCTACTTACCCTGTTGGGAAATCTCTTGATCATCTTGCTGATCTGTTTCAACAGCAACCTCTTCCAtgcccccatgtacttcttcctcagcCACCTCTCATTGGCTGACCTGGGATTTAGCTCCAATACTGTGCCTAAGATGCTGCAGATCTTGGTGTCCCAGACAAACTCCATATCCTACAGCGGATGCCTGACACAGATGTATTTTTTTGTGGTCTTTTGCACCACTGATAACTTCCTCTTGGCTTCTATGGCATATgaccgctatgtggccatctgccgcCCTCTACGATACACCATAGTGATGAGCTACAAGCGCTGCCTACTGTTGGCTGCTGCATCCTGGCTCCTCTCTTTTTCCCAGGGCTTACTGTATGTATTCACGCTATCTAAATTGTccttttgtggctcccgagagATCCCCCATTTCTTTTGTGACCTTCACCCTTTGCTCAAGCTCTCTTGCTCAGACACCTCATCTGCTGAAACGCTCCTCATCATTGAAGGCACCGCTACCATGTTGGGACCCCTTCTGCTCATCCTTCTCTCCTACATTTTCATTGTGGCCACGGTTTTGAAGGTGCCCTCAGCTTCAGGGAAGTACAAGACTTTTTCCacttgcagtgcacacctcaccgCAGTAGCTTTGTTCTATGGCACTCTGATAGGCACCTACATCCGTCCATCATCCACCTACTCTGGCTCGAGGTTGAGGGTGGCATCTATATTCTACACTGTTGTAAACCCCATGCTCAATCCTTTCATATACAGTCTGAGGAACAGTCAGATGCATGAGGCCATGAGGAGGTTGCTGAGGGTTTGGAGTCAGAGGAGGAGGGGCGTAGCGGAAATAATATTAACACAGAACCAGCCCTGA
- the LOC136641402 gene encoding olfactory receptor 1f45-like codes for MYLLSLLGNLLICMLIYSNTSLYYSPMYFLLSHLSLADMGISSTTTPKMLQTMLSPTSTYSGCLTQLYFFVAFCTTENFLLASMAYDRYTAICCPLHYTTRISYNRCLLLAVGCWLIAHAHSLMYVLLVANFSFCASREIPHFFCDLHPLLKLSCSDTSAVEMLLVTEGTVAMLGPLMLVLLSYIFIVSKVLKVPSASRKYKAFSTCMAHFLTVALFYGTLFATYIRPTASYSSPRTRVAAVFYTVVIPMLNPFIYSLRNKEMQRVMKSLLRVWFQKRSLDHL; via the coding sequence ATGTACCTGCTTAGCCTGCTGGGGAACCTCTTGATTTGCATGCTGATCTACTCCAACACCAGCCTCTACTATTCCCCCATGTACTTCCTCCTCAGCCACCTCTCACTGGCTGACATGGGAATCAGCTCCACCACAACGCCTAAGATGCTGCAGACCATGCTGTCCCcaacaagcacttacagtggttgCCTGACCCAGTTATATTTCTTTGTGGCCTTTTGCACCACTGAGAACTTCCTCTTGGCCTCCATGGCATATGATCGCTACACGGCCATCTGCTGCCCACTACATTACACCACGCGGATAAGCTACAATCGCTGCCTCCTCTTGGCTGTCGGGTGTTGGCTTATAGCCCATGCCCACAGCCTGATGTATGTTCTTTTGGTAGCTAATTTTTCCTTCTGTGCCTCCCGAGAGATCCCTCATTTCTTTTGTGACCTCCACCCTTTACTCAAACTCTCCTGCTCAGACACCTCAGCTGTTGAAATGTTGCTTGTCACTGAAGGGACTGTAGCCATGCTGGGACCGCTCATGCTCGTCCTCCTCTCCTACATCTTCATTGTATCCAAGGTTCTGAAGGTGCCCTCAGCTTCTAGGAAATAcaaggccttctccacttgcaTGGCCCATTTCCTCACAGTGGCCTTATTCTACGGCACACTGTTTGCCACCTATATACGCCCAACAGCCTCCTACTCTTCCCCTCGGACCAGAGTGGCTGCTGTGTTCTACACTGTTGTCATCCCTATGCTCAACCCTTTCATATATAGCCTAAGGAATAAGGAGATGCAGAGGGTCATGAAGAGTTTGCTGCGAGTTTGGTTTCAGAAAAGGAGCTTAGACCATTTGTAG
- the LOC136638689 gene encoding olfactory receptor 1468-like: protein MRKENQTVSSGFILLGLSNQPEYQYLLALLFLSMYLLTLLGNLLIVLLIRSDIHLLHTPMYFFLSHLSLADVGFASAIVPKLLQNLLFQVKTISYGGCLTQMYSYMAFGNTDSFLLASMAYDRYLAICHPFRYTTLMNHKRCLFLVAGCWLLASLHSLLYTVMMSRLSFCSSQEIPQFFCEFYPLLELVCSDTSTIKTTALIEGFLDVLVPFVLIVISYACIFYTILNVTSTDGNYKAFSTCGSHLSVVVLFYGTLCWVYLQPSSRKSDQKQIVPSLMYTLVTPMLNPFIYTLRNKEMNAALRRLVGRMRTLRGYA from the coding sequence ATGAGAAAAGAGAACCAAACTGTCTCTTCAGGATTCATTCTTCTGGGTCTCTCTAACCAGCCAGAGTATCAGTATCTCCTTGCCTTGCTCTTCCTCTCCATGTACTTGCTGACCCTTCTTGGGAACCTGCTAATTGTCCTTCTGATTCGCTCTGACATccatctcctccacactcccatgtactttttcctcagcCATCTTTCTTTGGCAGATGTGGGCTTTGCCTCGGCAATTGTCCCCAAGCTGCTGCAGAACCTTCTGTTTCAGGTCAAAACTATCTCCTATGGTGGGTGCTTGACACAGATGTACTCCTACATGGCATTTGGCAACACAGACAGCTTCCTCCTGGCTTCTATGGCCTACGATCGCTATCTGGCCATCTGCCATCCATTCCGCTATACCACCTTGATGAACCACAAGCGCTGCCTCTTCCTAGTGGCTGGGTGTTGGCTGCTGGCATCTCTCCACTCTCTGCTCTACACAGTGATGATGTCCCGTCTCTCCTTCTGCTCCTCCCAGGAGATCCCCCAGTTCTTCTGTGAATTCTACccactgctggaacttgtgtgCTCAGACACAAGCACGATAAAGACCACAGCTCTTATTGAGGGCTTTTTGGATGTGCTGGTTCCATTTGTCCTTATTGTAATTTCCTACGCATGTATTTTCTATACAATTCTAAATGTCACATCTACAGATGGGAATTATAAGGCCTTCTCCACGTGTGGTTCTCACCTGAGTGTGGTGGTCCTATTCTATGGCACCCTCTGCTGGGTCTACTTGCAGCCTTCCTCAAGAAAATCAGACCAGAAACAGATTGTTCCTTCACTCATGTACACACTGGTGACTCCCATGCTGAACCCCTTCATCTACACCCTTAGGAACAAGGAGATGAATGCTGCCTTGAGAAGACTTGTTGGCCGGATGAGAACTTTAAGGGGATACGCTTag
- the LOC136639839 gene encoding olfactory receptor 1f45-like has protein sequence MASENQTDIHEIVLLGLSTQPEHQRLLFVLFLFIYLLTLLGNLLIILLIRLDDHLLHTPMYFFLSHLSLADVTFASTTVPKILVNLMSHSKTISYSGCLTQMYFFLAFGNTDSFLLACMAYDRYVAICRPLHYTTVINHKCCLLLASGSWIISALHSLLYTFLTSHLSFCSSWEIPYLFCDVYPLLELSCSDTMLIKTLAHTEGVVDILGPFVFIIISYARIFCTIMKVPSAAGKRKAFSTCGSHLAVVVLFYSTVSCLYFQPSSGYSAQKGTIVSLLYAVMIPMLNPFIYSLRNHDIRAAMVRLLGRIRRCLRK, from the coding sequence atggccagtgaaAATCAGACAGACATCCACGAAATTGTCCTTTTGGGTCTCTCCACCCAACCTGAACACCAGAGGCTCCtctttgttctttttctcttCATCTACCTGTTGACCCTCCTGGGAAACCTTCTGATTATTCTGCTTATCCGCTTGGATGACCACCTCCTTCACACcccaatgtatttcttcctcagtCACCTCTCGCTGGCTGATGTCACTTTTGCTTCCACCACCGTTCCCAAGATACTAGTGAACCTGATGTCTCATAGCAAGACCATCTCCTACAGTGGGTGCTTGACCCAGATGTATTTCTTCTTGGCCTTTGGTAACACAGACAGCTTCCTCCTGGCATGcatggcttatgaccgctatgtggccatctgccgcCCATTGCACTACACTACTGTGATAAACCATAAGTGCTGCCTTTTACTGGCCTCTGGATCCTGGATCATCTCTGCTCTCCACTCTTTACTTTATACCTTTTTAACATCGCACCTTTCTTTCTGTAGCTCTTGGGAGATCCCCTACCTCTTCTGTGATGTTTACCCTCTTctggaactttcctgctctgACACAATGCTTATAAAGACCCTGGCACACACAGAAGGTGTGGTGGATATTCTAGGTCCCTTTGTCTTCATTATCATCTCCTATGCCCGCATCTTCTGCACCATCATGAAAGTCCCATCTGCAGCTGGGAAGCGCAAGGCTTTCTCCACATGTGGCTCTCACTTGGCTGTTGTTGTCTTGTTCTATAGCACAGTCAGCTGCCTCTATTTCCAGCCTTCCTCTGGTTACTCAGCCCAGAAAGGCACCATTGTTTCTCTCTTGTATGCGGTGATGATCCCTATGCTCAACCCCTTCATCTACAGCCTGAGGAACCATGACATTAGGGCAGCTATGGTGAGGCTTCTTGGCAGGATTAGACGTTGTCTGAGAAAGTGA